The Vigna unguiculata cultivar IT97K-499-35 chromosome 11, ASM411807v1, whole genome shotgun sequence genomic sequence ATGTAAGAgtgcaaaggaaatgtgggatgtcctaGAGGTTACACATGAGGGGACAAATGAagtgaagagagcaaggaaTCACGCTTTGATTCAAGAGgatgagcttttcaagatgcaaaaGGGAGAGTCCATAGAGCTGAAGTTAAAAAgaggttcactcacatagtcaaccatctcatgggtctaggcaaagaatttgacaaagagaagctaaacatcaaagtgctaAAGTATCTTGATAGAAATTGGAAACCAAAGGTGATTGCTAGCACTGAATCCaaggatttatccatcatcACCACAATTGTACTGTTTCGCAAACTaagagagcatgagattgaaatgcaaaAGCTAAgtgagcttgagtcaagtgagaaaaaggtaaaaaccaTAGACTTGAAGGCTAGCTCCAAGAAGAGTGATGATATCGAAGAAGAGGTTGTTGAATCAAGTGATactgagaacttgaatctactagtcaagaggtttgggaagtatctcaagaggaaaggcaacaaaggtaatcaaaggaggtacatttctaaacaaaatgattcaaataatacttttaaattctcatgttataattgtggaaagcaaggacatatcaagattggatgtcttaatgttaacaaagagaaggagaaggttgGTGAcaggaaaaaagagaaaaaggtcaaggaaagacgtgcctacatagcttggaaggacaatgatgattcaacaagtacttcatctcaagaaggaagtgaggaagCAAATTTATTCCTCATGGCTGGATATGAATCATCCccatcaagccaagtaagttccttgtcatctaaagataaaaatgactattaccaattgttgcatgactttgaagaatTTCATAATGAGGCTaacaaaattgttgtcatgaacaattggctaaaaggattaaataaaTTGCTAGAAAATAGAGTTAACTAACTAGAATAAGAAATAACTGActtaaaaattgatttcaaacatttagaaatgatttacAACAATTCAGTCGATTATTCTAAAAAACAGTTGGTTGtaaaaccttgtgaaaattGCACTACTTTGAAAACtcaagtgaaatatcttttgaaaacatgtgcaaagttcacaagaggaaaaGCAAACCTAGAAGCTGTTCTtggctctcaaaattgtgtttttgggaaGGCTGGACTTGATTATACACTTATCCATGAAAAGAAAgacaagaagttctctagtttcttttccaagagtgagccaaatgttatgccattcatttcttgcaactattgtatgaagaaaggtcatGTTCTTAAGAAGTGCTATGCTAAAAAATATGATGTACCTAAGggatttatgaaatggatcccaaaaggatctagaaaggcataaccatgttggacccaaactatcaaagggtaccatgtaatgCTATGTTGTTTTGCGGGTcataaaataggaaaagaaagaCCTATGGTACCTAGATAGTGGCTGCTCGAGGCATATGACTAGTGATAAgtccaagtttgcaaagttggaaCTAAAGGACGAAGTCTTTGTGACTTATGGTGATAATAACAAAGGAAGGATACTTGGAAGTGGTGTCATAAGCAATAGAGCCTCATTCAACATCCACAACATGCTTCTAGTTGAAGGGctaaaacacaatttgataagtataagccAATTGTGTGACAAAGGTTTTAAAGTTGTGTTTGAACCATACCATTGCCTTATATATGATGCATGCGGTAGCATTTTGTTGGTAGGAAATAGAGTCAACGATATATACTTGCTTaatctgcatcatgcatcatttagcattcACTGTTTGCTTataaaagaggatgatacttggttatgacataggagactttgtcacatacataTGCACCATTTAAATCGACTAAATAGAAAACAATTGGTTGAAGGGTTACCAAAACttaagtttgagaaggataggaTATGTGAAGCATGCCAAAGGGGAAAGCAAATCAAGGTTTCCTTTAAACCCAAAAATTGTATTTCAACTAAAAGACCCTTAGAACTACTTCACAGGGATCTATTTGGTCCTTCTAGAACTATGAGTCTTGGTGGAAACTACTATGCATtggttattgttgatgatttctctagatTTACATGGACTTTATTTCTAGCTGCCAAGAATGAAACCTTTTATGCTTTTAAGAAAATTGCCAaggttttagaaaatgaaaaaaggtTCTAAAATAGTCTCTctaagaagtgatcatggtggagagtttcaaaatgaaaagtttaagcatttttgtgaaaaacatggTATTAAGCATAACTTTTCAGCTCCTAGAACTCCACAACAAAAAGGGAGTGGTTGAGAGAAAGAATATATCAttagaggaactagctagaaccaTGCTTAATGAAAGAATTATGTTTTAAACTGTGTGTTGATAAGgccaattttaaagaaaacgCCTTATGAGTTATTCAAAGGTAGAAGGCTTGCTCTAaatcacctaaaagtatttggttgcaagtgttttgttttaaataatggaaaagagTAGCTTGGCAAATTTGACTCAAAAACGGATGAAGGcatttttctaggctatgctgcAAATTGCCATGCATATAGGGTTTACAACAAAAGATTAATGATTGTTGAAGAGTTtgtgcatgttgtatttgatgaaactaacccagtGCAGCAGGATCAAAGGCCTAAGATTGCATATGAAGAAGACATATTGCAGGAAAAGCAAACTACTGCAGAACTGGAATCTATTATAGGAAATCAGCCagctgaaaagaaaattttgtcgGCTGAGAAAGCTACAGACAACAACTTACCcaaggagtggattgaacccaggggattatcaaaggacaacataacTGGTGATATAAAACAGGGAGTTACCACTAGATGCAAGCTTGTATTCTTTGAACATGTTGCCTTTGTGTCTCAAaatgaacctaagaatgtgaatgatgcattaggtgatagtaattgggttgttgctatgcaagatgagcTTAATCAATTCGCTAtaaatgatgtgtggtctcttgtttctaaaactgatgcaatgaatgtgattggtactaaatgggtgtttaaaaataaaatggatgacAATGGTAACATTGTTAAGAATAAGGCTAGCCTAgctgctaaaggttataatcaagaggaaggtattgattttgatgaaacatatgcacgtgtagctaggctagaagctgtgaggtTATTGTTAACATATGCTTacatgtgtaatttcaaactttctcaaatggatgtgaaaagtgcattcttgaatggtttcttaaatgaagaagtatATGTATCACATCCCCCTGGCTTTGAAGATCACCtatatcctaatcatgttttcaaattgaaaaaggctttatatggtttgaaacaagcaccacgatAATAGTATGAGAGGTTaaacaactttcttttatctaaaggatatgctagaggtgcggttgataaaacacttttcattagaaagcatgcaagtgatgtaatacttgttcaagtatatgtagatgatataatctttggatcaaataataactccatgtgtGAAGAGCTTGTTGCAACTATAcaaggagaatttgagatgtctaaGATGGGTGAGCTAACATCTCAATTCTTTCTCTATGCACTTGGCAACTTTATTAGTTCTCTTGAAGTGAAATTGTTCTATCAAATAGTTCATTTTTCTATTTGggtttttaatttgtttgataAGTTATTTCTATCTTGAGTAATCATTATTACACAAGAAATATGTATCGGATGAACTGAGGTGacatcaaaattatatatagatcgatattattctttttgtgtATGTCAGGACCAAATCAATCATATGAATTAATACAATATGAGATATTTAacctaaacaaaatttaatattaatccATTATGATTAGATAGaacaaattatttcataaatctATTATCTCTTAAAATTAGTTAGATGCTTattgattcttttaaaaaaaatttgggttgtgctattaataaattaaattttatcatacgATTTTAGTTGGCTGAAAATGTTTTTCACCTGCTTGAATAGTTAATAATATAGTAAGACTTAACATAATTGAGTATcctttacaaataaattttaaatacatgagcacaattatattttttctaacatGTTTCCATAAATAACTAACaacaatataattgattatttcttAACATAATTGATTAAGTTACAATTGAAATGTCTTATAaacaacttttaatattttctttacacGATAAACATACTACAAAGCTTAAACGTATTGATATACACAAAAAAACACTATCAAAAAACGCTCGTCTATAAGAAATAATCTAGAGAAACGTTtcaatatttacatatttttcattattcaatCTTTGTATCATCACATACAGGTGATATCCTTTTTACTTCTTTGTTGATTTGTAGTTTTATCTgatacatttttatttgaagTAGGTTTCTGAAAAAGTATGGTTATATGTTTCATATGTATTGTTTATGcttgtaatatgaaaatttttaaatagtggAAACGATCATTCTAAGTGTTGATACTCGATTAGAATCAAGAAGATTCAAATCAATCTTCTTGTTTCTTTAATTGTGAGAAAAGATACTCTTTCATCAAGTGTTTGATTTGAAGAAAGATTTTCAGGAGAATCTCTATTAATAGAccaaaaagttttaaaaagaataGATTCATCGATCAGTGGCATATTTTGTTTGGAGAGTTTTTCCCCAAGAAACAATAATATCTCCACAATTGGCATTGAAATGAAAGAATAGATTGTGTAATGGTTAAATAAACGTACTCAAACCTAAAAGGCATACACGCTAGAAGTATGAGAACAATACCCGATCCTAGGTTCATTACATGAATAACTAGTCAAACATTACTGAGTACTAGAGTAATTTGATCCAAAATCCCCTGTACATTATGCACTAAACAAGAAAACAATTTAGCACCACCCTTTCATTTACTTACACCAAACACTGACCAATGCTAGTATGGTTATTCCTTTGTGTACACTAACTTACTTGAGCTATGTCAATTCCATCAGGGTATTTGAATGTATCAGCTGCACCAAATTTGCGGCGttcttcccaatcttcttcttgttcttcaTTACTGCTGTCATATTCTTCCCGGTCAACGGAGGGTGAGGAAGGATCATACATACTTTTAGAACGGCACAATGGGGTGGCAAGCATGCTAACTTGACCATGGTGTGATATCTCAACAACAACTGTGTCATCATCTTTTGGGAGGGGTTGTTTCCATGGCTCTCCGTCAATTCTCATGAATGTGCACTCAGCTGCACCCTTGTGAAACTCAAATCGGATTCTGCTTGTCTGCGTGGTCAGAGCAGCATAGAAACATAAGTTCagcaaaataagaaaaagtgaaagGGATAACTTAAATCGCTTGTTCTCTCGTAATGAAATTGGAATAAAACAActctatttgtttttaattttgtttaacagTAACCGTTTGCATTTGGaagggaaaaatattttccatttttgtttttttatttttcattacaaagtattttctcactttattttctattacaaataaaattgaaattgttcaGAATTccaaaaaacaataaaaggaATTTGTGTTTGGATTTTCTACAAAGTTGTGTATGTCTTCAGAAtacactaatttttttaaatatattaaaagaatttttaatatattaaaatcaatatatttgaAAACATCAATAGAGAAATAggacaaaaaatacaaaaaagtatttgaactcaaaaaattatatatgtttgatttaataaaatgttttcaattattcactttaattaataaaaatgtcaccTTATTTCTACTTTACCTTTTGTtttcaaacaatatttttaaaaaataaaaataaaaaataaacgagTCAAAAGTTGTTTTGATCATTTCGCATACAAACTTCTGTAGTTAAATggaaaacattttattaaataaagtaactctgttttcttgttttactttttatacaTACTATTAATTGTACAGATAATATTTCAGCATCTAAAGGAGAGAAAAGGTTGGTTTTACCTGTGCCAAACGAGTCCCGTGTCCATTTGGTGCAAGCAAAACAAGACCATGCCAAGCATCTCTAAAACCAACTAACTCAAATAGGCCATCATCCACATAGGGAAGAGTCAGGTCCCTCTGAggcaaaattattttatcagaATCCTCATATGTAATAAATATGTCTAAGTTCTTAACAGAATAGAATTTGGCACCTGAGGAAAAGAGAAGATGAAATTTGGCACTTACATAAATTGATTTCTTCCTATTTGGTTTTCCCCAAGGATCGAGTCCACCAGAAAAGCTGGGCAAGTTCAGGCAAACAATTGACCGAATGCTGTATATGAAATTAAACGTATGAATTAGAATCAAGATTCATAAAATTATACCAAGGTTACAGGTCTTGTTCACTTTCTTCTTGAGCATTATTCTTACATCTTATGTTGTTGCTTTTTCCTGACATtcgttatataataatattttcattttctagaAACAAAATGCTCAATATGTAAAGAAATGAGTCTTCATAAAGCGTCACCTGCGAGGTATGTGGAGATCTTCCCAATGGccttttttcattattttgaccTTGGCCAGCTGACCTATATTCCTGTGTCAGAATTTAATCATTTCTAAATTAGGCTTCCATAGTGAGATAAATTGTAAACTCAACACCACAGAATTCAGAAAACAAAAAGACaacgaaaaacaaaaacattccAGAAGAAATTAGCATTTCTTGTTTACAACCACAAACGACTTGAGACATTATAAGCATATTATAATTCAACTTACCCCTTTAGTCTCAAAGAACCATAAGTATTAAGCAAATATTTGAGTGAATTTTCATAACCTAGAACGGTTTTTGCTGTAGTATATTCTAGACCTGACCAAAAGGAGTTGGAAGCCTCATCTCGTACAGAAAACTTAAATGGATAAACAAAAGAGATATTAAATACTAGATTTAGAAATTAAAACCATTTTTTGTATGGGCATGGAGGATTTCCCCAACCTATAGACGGAGAGTGGTCTCTTGTCAGAAGAGATTACCAAAGGGTGTTTTGCCTCTCACAACTAAGAGATTAACGAAGTATGCTTATAGAATCTAATTATCTAATAACTTTGCTAGACCTTGTTGGTTGAAATTAAAACTGTGTTCTCTTTCTTATATTCTATACCTCAGTATAATGAGGTGGAGGGCTGTACAGAAAATTTAAATGGATAAGGCAAAAAGGAAATTTCATGCTTCTGGATCAATTCtcgttttcttaaaataaaaattatgttgcTCACTTTATCTTCTCTACAGTGACAATACGTAAATGCTGGCAGTACACAGCATCAGCgtatgaaagaaaaagaaaaacaggtCTTTTACACCAAACAAACCTCAGTCTCTGCACGGGAATGGTTGTAACACCCAACTTAGAAAAATGCTATTAGTAAATGTGTCTCGAATAAATAAATTGTACTCATTTTTTGCCAGAAGAAACTCAAGATAACTCGGTGCCTCTTTAGTAACTAACCGTGATGATTGAAACGGAGAAGAAAAGAACAATCCTTGTGAAAATCCAAGCTTCAGATAGGCACTCTGGTTAACAGAAAAAAGGCATTATGAGAGAGCAAATTATACTGAGGTATATGGATAACTATAAGATCCAAATATCTAGTACAACTATATGGATAATGAAATGGAAGCaaaaatgaaaagttgaaaaCCATGTATCGCTCCACATATATCATGTGTTATATTGAGCAATTTGGGACCTGATTATATAACtgatttttaaacttttctgGATGCAACTTCCTCTCTGAATGAAATGCATAAGATACTTGAGCATCCATTCCTACATAGAACACGTACACAATTTTAGGGCTTACTTTCTAGCTGCAATAATATAAAAGctttaaaactcaaaatttatttttccccAGAAGCAATGCTGTGGTTACGCAACTTCTGCCTCCGCAGCTCAAAACTTTTTCCCAATGTGCACAGAAATGTACTTGCCACCCCCATCCAAACAGTTTTAAGACAAGTCCGTTTTTCTTACCCATGCTAAAGTAGTTCCAAAATCCCCCACGGTAAGTGTGGTAACCGTCCTGTAAACATACAACAATTCACTGATAAGCATGCATGGAATACCCAGACTCCTTACAGTAAATGAAAATATCAAGGACTCgcaaagaaaaactaaagaaataaaAGCTTAGAATTGCAATTGCCTGATTCCATTTTGAATCACTTCTCTACTACTTTTATATTCATGTGATTACAAAGACAATCATTAAAGTCATAGGCCTGCAATTGTAAGCTCTTCTAAtgcatatataatatacattttaagCAGCGTTCAAATGAAGGATGAGAATTTGATGTCATATTTGACCCTGAGCGAACCAGAAATTGCCTATCTTTTGATGAAAAGAATAAACTAATcgaaataaataatagtaaatattaacttatttttcatcaaatgaTTAATAACTGTTGCTTCACAAGCATCTTTAATTTCATTCATGATCTCTTTGTTGGCATCTCCATGAGTACAGATTTATCGGCACAAATATGTCCAGGCATCaacaatgaaaaggaaaaaatacaCATGACTCACCATGTTTAGCTTATCTGTTGAAGAGACACGCTGAAATGCATGCATAGCGTGAGGCAGCTCAAGGGGTGCAATAGGGTCACATGAACCTTCTTTTGGAGCCTTCATTCTCATTACAATATGCCAACTGTAAAATATCAGCAGTCAAAGACATTATTCAGTTGCAAAATAACTAACAAAAGATGGTAAATATGTCACATGCTTCAAGCTCCTACATGGAAATGCTGGATGTAGAGGAAAACAGAGTAGCCAATATCCTAATTCTACATTAgcaacaaagagaaaaccacaggCATATATTTGATCAGGCGGCTACAAGGTTAATGGATGTAAAATTAACATcattaaaatctaaaacaatCAACAATAAACCCAATACATGATATAGTGTACCATAAAAAACATACCCGACCGCACAACGTGACTAATTTCGGTCTAGACCTCTGTTATTCTAAGAGAAATCAAGAATGCTAccgaaggaaaaaaaaaataaatcctaTGTTCATTACTTGTAATGTACATCATATCTTGAAACCTTAGTGGTAACAATACTATAGTAAAAATAAGGGAGGACAAGGAAGGGAAATATCTTTAACATCAGACAAAAAACGTACACTATACAAATGCAAAAATAGTATGTAATTAAAGCATGCAACTTCTGAAGcctacataaaaaataaacagttGTCTCTCACAGATCTCGGACACAAGTCTTACAAATGCTCATGCAAATTCTGAAGCCAGAACATTTCTAGACATTTAAAGCAAAGTTCCACTGAATGTTTTCAGCAACGATATACTGAATACAGCATACATTTATGCAAGTGCACGTGAGAagtttcaataaatttgaaaattcaaataaaaggaGTACATACCTGTCTATTTTCATTTCCTTTGCCGCTTTTACATTCATTAGGAATGCCGTCACTGATTGAAGATCCGTGGTTGGATTTTTCTTTCCctgtaaataataaattatgttcaGCACATGTACAACTCATGGACCCTTTATAGCAAAGAACAAAACCTTGCAATTGATCCCGGTTGAAAAGGAAGGTAGCCCTTAATGTATTGAGTTATTAATTTTCTATCAAAAATCATAGAACACCCACACCCACACTCACATGCAATAAATTGACAATTGATGTATATTGCAAAATTTCCAAGAAAAAAATCCAGCAAACAAGCAGACATACTTTGCAATTCACATCTCAAGAATTAGGGTTGCAATTCAAAATTGGAATTGCAATTTGACATATAAGATTCATACTAGAAAATGACcgtaaaaatgaaaacaaaaattacgaCTGATCTATGTGATTATAACCAGTCAAAGAAATGTCAAACTCCAGCAATTGAGACCGACATGCACATTAGTAATAAGAACAAACAAAACGAAAACTGATTCAAGCAAATCATGAAATTCAGAGTTCAGCAGACTGAAtagaaagttaaataaaataccCATCCAAATGCAAAGGGAAGATTATTTCCCGTCCCCAATGGTACCGTTGCAATTGGTGGCGGATGACGTAATTTAAGGTCAGATACAACTCCAAGAAGCCAGCTAGCAGTACCATCTCCACCTGCAACCTGATTTTCTAGAATACATTAGAAACAAAGACTAATCAAAGATCATCAGATAGTTACACTATAACAACTTCAATCTTCTTCCTTGCTACACAAGTAAATCATCAGATAGTTACACTATAGCAATCATCTTACAATTATTCTCAATCTATTCTGAATTTCAGCTGCAAAATCATCCCCATTGTGCTTGAGCGTTTCCAAAGTCGCATAAAGCTTCTGCAGCACCTTATCCGGAGCATTTTTTCCCAAATCAAAAACCTGGTACATTAGTGAAATGAAATTGTCTTTCCATCAAACAGGTTGTCccaccttaaaaaaaaaaactcagatacttacaaaaaaaaaggacaaaaacAGGAAAAAACAGTTTACCTGGTTTTTGTTAAGAAGTGTACTATAGGAAACAAGAAGCTCCCCTCCAAGCTGGCCACCACTTTTGGAGTTTATGAAAACAATCACAGGGCACGCAGGTACATGCGAGACACTTTTCCCCTCAGATCCTGACAGTAATATGTAATCCGGAATACAGAACTCCCTCAAAGTTCTATCATAACTACCATCACCCATTGCTATTTCCCAGCTGCATGTTTGTATCaccagaagaaaaaaaaaatcaaatttaatataaatgcaaCAAAACTTTCATGTAATTCCTTTCGTGCTTTTAGGATAAGTGTCGTtctttaataattgaaatttcacCCAATTTATGATGTTAATGCAAAACTTTTGCTCTTAGTTTACAACTCTGATTACTAAAGAATACCAAAATAAACTTCTGAGCTGTATCTAATCTAAGTTCTTTCCATAGAAATTTTCAagtcataataaattaaaactttaaaaattaaaaacaaaaacaacagaGTAATGACAATCCACCAATATATAATTCGAAGTACTAAACTACCTCGACTTTCTACAGTAACTACCATCACCCATTGCCATTTCAAAACTGCGTATTTTGGTCACAACAAAATGTAAGTCAAACATAagttctaaaatatataaattggaaCAAAAACGAAATATTCTTCCATCAAAACTAGAGtttcacttaacttaatttTCCTTACGAATTAAGAAAGTGAAATTCTAATTCTAGttgaaaatcaataaaaaacacTGAGGAAGCAGCAGCATCAAAGTTTTTCCATATAAATTTccaaagtaattaaaaaaacaaaagcatCCAAACGCgcacaagtaaaaaaaaaattaaaaatagaacgttgaaaatgataaataaaataaacaaaacaaaaacaacagcAACACGGTAATGACGAtctaccaccaccacctccgAACGAGGAAACGAGAAACCGAACGCTTGCAATTTCTCACCACCATTTCCTCAACCGACGCGAAAGTTAGTTACGCGTGTCGTTTTGCTACGTCTTTTTTACTTCGGCGAACGCAGCAAACCAAACAAACACAGCGAAAGAGAAAGCACTTTTAACAAAACCAACTGTTTTCGAGTTGAACTTTTCACAGAACCGGATTCCGCAAAAGCGGAAACAAAAGCTAACTTATTCAGAGTGCCAAACAGAGCCTTGTGCCCCGTAGTACGAAACAGGCATCACGCAACGTATGTGAGCAGTGCGCAGAtatttgaaaagaagaaaaagaagaagataccTTACTGAAACGGCACCGTATAAGCGTGACGAGTTGCTTTCGTAACAAGATGCTGAGAGCGATCCGAAGAAACAGTGTTTGGTTTGTTTAGCTTTCGAAGCAAGAGTGGATTCCTTCGAAAAAAATCTAAGGAATGCGCGTAGAGAAGATATTTGAAGGTCGATTAGTGCTTCGAACGATTGAAGTGGTTTTGAAACGGAAACTTGAAGGAGGCTTATATAAATGAAAAGGTGAACGTTGAATGTGACAGAGGAAGATGGAGGCTTTGAAACAATGAAAAGTTACTGCAAGGTTTTGCCGCGTCATGCCTCGGTTCGGTGGCTTTATCGAGGTTGAGTTTGTCGTTGAAAGTGGGGCCCACGCTCCAATGGAATTGCATGACGTGGaaatttcctatttttcttttcttttgttttctttcgcTTTTATACAAAGTGGGGTAACTTGAGGGTggttttaaaattagaaaataatattttaatttttttttatttatttttaattcattattctcaccacttttagattatttattttaattttttaatgatgtgatgtgatgatctagaaatgataagaataataaattaaaaataggtgaaaaaataggttaaagtatcattatttataaaattattaaatttagttaGTATTTTCTGACTTCACTCTAGTTTATAATCTATTAAATCTGTAGCttgtcaatttattttttctttttaaactaaaatttgaaataaaaaataatttaaagtattaatttttattatattatttaaagaatgtaaatatataataatattataattaaaatcattaatgcatagcttaattttaattattaattattaattattaattacaataaaataatataaagatagaagtaataaatttttaaaattttttaacttttttaattaaaaatattaattaatcatctacaagtttaaaaatatttacatgattaattcttttatacatatctataaatttaaaagaaaattaaaataaaattgaattggtTGATTCGATCTTCAACAAACGTAAAAACCTTAAAATAACATAAGTTAAAAACCTTTTTGTATTAATACACAGATTTTGAATTTTGGCAAAAAATTTCAACTTACTTTCTCATAAGGTGTGAGCCTAATCCTAATCCTAATCCTAATCCAGTATTAAGGAATCAACAATGAATCAAGTCAAAATCAGTTAAACTCACGTCTTTACCATCCTTTTCAACCAACTGGATTTcagtgagagagaaaaaagaaaaaaaaaagacagcaACTAAGgtaacaaaagaagaaataactAAAGTAATTTGtgtatattagaaaaataactaaagtaattattattattatagttaatattttttttagtattttttattgaaaatatttagctgttaatgttac encodes the following:
- the LOC114169992 gene encoding diacylglycerol kinase 5-like isoform X3, whose protein sequence is MVVRNCKRSVSRFLVRSFEMAMGDGSYCRKSSWEIAMGDGSYDRTLREFCIPDYILLSGSEGKSVSHVPACPVIVFINSKSGGQLGGELLVSYSTLLNKNQVFDLGKNAPDKVLQKLYATLETLKHNGDDFAAEIQNRLRIIVAGGDGTASWLLGVVSDLKLRHPPPIATVPLGTGNNLPFAFGWGKKNPTTDLQSVTAFLMNVKAAKEMKIDSWHIVMRMKAPKEGSCDPIAPLELPHAMHAFQRVSSTDKLNMDGYHTYRGGFWNYFSMGMDAQVSYAFHSERKLHPEKFKNQLYNQSAYLKLGFSQGLFFSSPFQSSRNIGQLAKVKIMKKGHWEDLHIPRSIRSIVCLNLPSFSGGLDPWGKPNRKKSIYRDLTLPYVDDGLFELVGFRDAWHGLVLLAPNGHGTRLAQTSRIRFEFHKGAAECTFMRIDGEPWKQPLPKDDDTVVVEISHHGQVSMLATPLCRSKSMYDPSSPSVDREEYDSSNEEQEEDWEERRKFGAADTFKYPDGIDIAQVS
- the LOC114169992 gene encoding diacylglycerol kinase 5-like isoform X2, which gives rise to MVVRNCKRSVSRFLVRRWCFEMAMGDGSYCRKSSWEIAMGDGSYDRTLREFCIPDYILLSGSEGKSVSHVPACPVIVFINSKSGGQLGGELLVSYSTLLNKNQVFDLGKNAPDKVLQKLYATLETLKHNGDDFAAEIQNRLRIIVAGGDGTASWLLGVVSDLKLRHPPPIATVPLGTGNNLPFAFGWGKKNPTTDLQSVTAFLMNVKAAKEMKIDSWHIVMRMKAPKEGSCDPIAPLELPHAMHAFQRVSSTDKLNMDGYHTYRGGFWNYFSMGMDAQVSYAFHSERKLHPEKFKNQLYNQSAYLKLGFSQGLFFSSPFQSSRNIGQLAKVKIMKKGHWEDLHIPRSIRSIVCLNLPSFSGGLDPWGKPNRKKSIYRDLTLPYVDDGLFELVGFRDAWHGLVLLAPNGHGTRLAQTSRIRFEFHKGAAECTFMRIDGEPWKQPLPKDDDTVVVEISHHGQVSMLATPLCRSKSMYDPSSPSVDREEYDSSNEEQEEDWEERRKFGAADTFKYPDGIDIAQVS
- the LOC114169992 gene encoding diacylglycerol kinase 5-like isoform X4; protein product: MVVRNCKRSVSRFLVRRWWCWEIAMGDGSYDRTLREFCIPDYILLSGSEGKSVSHVPACPVIVFINSKSGGQLGGELLVSYSTLLNKNQVFDLGKNAPDKVLQKLYATLETLKHNGDDFAAEIQNRLRIIVAGGDGTASWLLGVVSDLKLRHPPPIATVPLGTGNNLPFAFGWGKKNPTTDLQSVTAFLMNVKAAKEMKIDSWHIVMRMKAPKEGSCDPIAPLELPHAMHAFQRVSSTDKLNMDGYHTYRGGFWNYFSMGMDAQVSYAFHSERKLHPEKFKNQLYNQSAYLKLGFSQGLFFSSPFQSSRNIGQLAKVKIMKKGHWEDLHIPRSIRSIVCLNLPSFSGGLDPWGKPNRKKSIYRDLTLPYVDDGLFELVGFRDAWHGLVLLAPNGHGTRLAQTSRIRFEFHKGAAECTFMRIDGEPWKQPLPKDDDTVVVEISHHGQVSMLATPLCRSKSMYDPSSPSVDREEYDSSNEEQEEDWEERRKFGAADTFKYPDGIDIAQVS